In Nicotiana tabacum cultivar K326 chromosome 19, ASM71507v2, whole genome shotgun sequence, one DNA window encodes the following:
- the LOC107792902 gene encoding MLO-like protein 13 encodes MAEEESRSLEYTPTWVIAVVCFVIVLISLIAERGLHRLGKFFRDKKQDALFEALQKLKEELMLLGFISLLLTVFQGLVSQLCIPENISIIMLPCTLKESGTSNHLTATTGRHLLAGGNGVDHCSRHKGQVPLLSLEALHQLHIFIFVLALTHVVFCATTMALGVAKIQRQWGHWEHSIQREPRPHHVHILHLKSFMDRAGRRWRKYTVVSWTVAFFKQFYGSVTKSDYIVLRSAFIREHCPTNLKFDFHKYMMRTLEHDFKKIVGISWYLWLFVVLFLLMNIAGWHTYFWLSFLPLVLLLLVGTKLEHIITELAQEVAERSSVVDETTPVRPSDELFWFHSPTLVLYLIHFILFQNSFEIAFFVWIWCTYGFKSCIMEELGFIIPRLVIGVIVQVLCSYSTLPLYALVTQMGSRFKKGIFDQQTEGLLRVWATGGRAGSSTQNKMAMETLESICVSKRPAIEGISSTVELSYLNNHHTTP; translated from the exons ATGGCGGAAGAAGAGTCACGGTCGCTGGAGTATACACCGACATGGGTGATCGCCGTCGTCTGTTTCGTCATTGTTCTTATTTCCCTTATTGCCGAACGTGGCCTTCATCGTCTTGGAAAG TTCTTCCGGGACAAGAAACAAGATGCATTATTTGAGGCCCTGCAGAAATTAAAAGAAG AATTGATGCTTTTGGGATTTATTTCCTTACTATTGACGGTGTTCCAAGGGCTAGTAAGCCAACTATGCATTCCTGAAAATATATCCATAATAATGCTTCCATGTACGCTGAAAGAATCTGGTACTTCTAATCATCTCACTGCAACAACTGGGCGACACCTTTTAGCCGGAGGTAACGGTGTAGACCATTGTAGCCGTCATAAG GGACAAGTTCCACTTTTATCGTTGGAGGCATTGCATCAACTGCACATTTTCATATTTGTGTTGGCACTCACACATGTGGTCTTTTGTGCCACGACCATGGCTCTTGGAGTTGCTAAG ATACAACGTCAATGGGGACATTGGGAGCACTCAATTCAAAGGGAACCAAGGCCACACCATG TGCATATTCTCCATCTTAAATCATTCATGGATAGAGCTGGTAGACGTTGGAGGAAATACACTGTCGTGAGTTGGACG GTGGCATTTTTCAAACAATTTTATGGTTCAGTAACCAAGTCAGACTATATTGTCTTGCGGTCTGCATTTATCAGA GAACATTGTCCAACCAACCTTAAATTTGATTTTCACAAATATATGATGCGGACACTAGAGCATGATTTCAAAAAGATTGTCGGAATCAG TTGGTACTTGTGGCTTTTTGTCGTTCTCTTTTTGTTAATGAACATTGCAG GATGGCACACCTACTTTTGGCTATCATTTTTACCCCTGGTT CTATTACTACTAGTGGGAACAAAATTGGAACACATAATAACAGAATTGGCTCAAGAAGTTGCAGAGAGGTCGTCAGTAGTGGATGAAACCACACCAGTTAGACCTTCTGATGAATTGTTTTGGTTTCACAGTCCAACTCTTGTCCTTTACCTCATTCACTTCATTTTGTTccaaaactcctttgaaattgcATTCTTCGTCTGGATTTGG TGCACTTATGGATTCAAATCATGTATCATGGAAGAGTTGGGTTTCATCATTCCAAGACTTGTTATTGG GGTGATTGTTCAAGTTCTTTGCAGTTACAGTACTTTGCCCTTATATGCTCTTGTCACACAG ATGGGAAGCAGATTTAAGAAAGGAATATTTGATCAGCAAACAGAAGGGCTTCTCAGGGTCTGGGCAACAGGTGGTAGAGCTGGTTCATCAACCCAAAATAAAATGGCCATGGAAACATTAGAAAGCATCTGTGTTTCTAAGAGACCTGCAATTGAAGGCATCTCATCAACTGTTGAGCTTTCTTATCTAAACAATCATCACACAACTCCTTAA
- the LOC107792903 gene encoding uncharacterized protein LOC107792903, protein MMPESTDDSDKAHTNREGQVKEDSEYARLVIRNEGTAEVETSQCQSLSRRESIVWWIKAIVGCIFTVIILLVFIKWGAPFLFQKILIPILQWEATAFGRPVLALVLVASLALFPVFLIPSGPSMWLAGMIFGYGLGFVIIMAGTTVGMTLPYFVGLLFRDRIHQWLKRWPQKAAMIRLVGEGSWFHQFRVVAVFRISPFPYTIFNYAVVVTRMRFWPYFCGSIAGMIPESFIYIYSGRLMRTFADVQYGNHHLTRVEIVYNVISFIIAVIIIVAFTVYAKRTLSQLESEEENNEGSASNLGRLEMEPLPTENSKHPSFCSTL, encoded by the exons ATGATGCCAGAGTCAACTGATGATTCAGACAAAGCCCACACTAACCGCGAGGGTCAAGTAAAGGAAGACAGCGAGTATGCGAGGCTTGTTATAAGAAATGAAGGAACAGCTGAAGTTGAAACTTCACAATGCCAATCACTGTCCAGAAGAGAGTCTATTGTATGGTGGATCAAGGCCATTGTTGGTTGTATTTTCACTGTGATAATACTACTAGTTTTCATAAAATGGGGAGCGCCCTTCCTTTTTCAGAAG ATTCTAATTCCAATCCTACAATGGGAAGCCACTGCATTTGGCCGTCCAGTGCTTGCTCTCGTACTTGTAGCTTCTTTGGCACTGTTTCCGGTATTCCTAATTCCTTCTGGACCATCAATGTGGCTCGCTGGAATGATCTTTGGATATGGTCTTGGATTTGTTATTATAATGGCTGGAACAACAGTTGGGATGACCCTGCCATATTTCGTTGGTTTGCTTTTCCGAGATAGAATTCAT CAATGGTTAAAGAGATGGCCTCAGAAGGCAGCCATGATTAGACTGGTGGGAGAAGGGAGTTGGTTTCATCAATTCCGTGTGGTTGCAGTATTTAGGATTTCACCATTTCCGTACACAATCTTCAATTATGCAGTGGTAGTGACAAGGATGAGGTTCTGGCCTTATTTTTGTGGATCTATAGCAGGAATGATTCCCGAATCCTTCATTTATATCTACAG TGGTCGGCTAATGCGGACATTTGCGGATGTGCAATATGGGAACCATCACCTGACTAGAGTTGAGATTGTCTATAATGTTATTTCATTCATTATAGCAGTTATCATTATAGTGGCATTCACAGTCTACGCCAAGAGGACACTGAGTCAACTTGAAAGTGAAGAAGAAAACAATGAAGGCTCTGCCTCTAACCTTGGGAGGTTAGAAATGGAACCTCTCCCGACTGAAAACTCCAAGCATCCTAGTTTTTGCTCAACTTTGTAG